A genomic segment from Paucidesulfovibrio longus DSM 6739 encodes:
- the hpf gene encoding ribosome hibernation-promoting factor, HPF/YfiA family, translating to MNISFNFKNLDPSPHLKDHIEKRFDKISKFIQDSDESDLQVNLAVEKTRQKADVVLNADNIHISAYEESPDMYATIDSVVDKLESQLRKIREKMKDRRRKAQTRDVRMEYFSLSEAGDAPTITGTDNYEPKPMSVEEAAMQLDSLQFEFLVFRNAETEGVNVIYRRKDGDYGLIDPGN from the coding sequence ATGAACATCAGCTTCAACTTCAAGAACCTTGATCCCTCGCCGCATCTGAAGGATCACATCGAGAAGCGTTTCGATAAGATATCCAAGTTCATTCAGGACAGCGACGAGTCCGATCTCCAGGTCAACCTCGCCGTGGAAAAGACTCGCCAGAAGGCCGATGTGGTGCTCAACGCGGACAACATCCACATCTCCGCCTATGAGGAGTCGCCGGACATGTACGCCACGATTGATTCCGTGGTGGATAAGCTGGAATCCCAGCTGCGCAAGATCCGCGAGAAGATGAAGGACAGGCGGCGCAAGGCCCAGACCCGCGACGTGCGTATGGAGTATTTTTCGCTTTCCGAAGCGGGAGATGCTCCGACCATTACCGGCACGGACAACTACGAACCCAAGCCCATGTCTGTTGAAGAAGCGGCCATGCAGCTCGATTCGTTGCAGTTCGAGTTCCTCGTATTCCGCAACGCGGAAACCGAGGGAGTCAATGTCATCTACCGCCGTAAGGACGGCGACTACGGATTGATCGATCCCGGAAACTGA